From Pseudosulfitobacter sp. DSM 107133, a single genomic window includes:
- a CDS encoding Mu transposase C-terminal domain-containing protein, which yields MTEPLLYEIDDAVWAEACRRAAAIRRFLESSSGESTVAAIADLASELQVSQATTYRLLRRFRADGTVMSLVETKRGRPTGHRALDARREEIIEKAIRTYYLKPTRPPVSQLVRDIETDCASAGLKSPHRRTIERRLGDLDLRHRAQRRGETRTVKATTAVPGTLSTSRPLEIVQIDHTKADIFVVDEETREPIGRPWLTLAMDVFSRMVTGFYLTMDAPSRLSTSLCLLHSVYDKTAWLKAREIEEPWPVAGLPDRVHVDNGADFRSRAFKRGCENAGIAIDWRPPGTPRFGGHIERLIGTQMGRLHLLPGTTFSNAQDLAEYDSRKHAALTLRELERYIALDIVGSYHQSIHSSLSRPPLAVWWDHEGEIPLRLPEDRLQFWVSFLPEQERTLRPTGIHLFDLRYWSAALSADVGRTERRLLVKYDPRDMSRVFVRRPSGNFVEARYADLTLAPISLHEALTARRTLREKGRREVDSRAVVRTALEQRKLVDEAVNRTAAVRRGKAQPRRADDLRDTGTLRGVDSSKPVPFVEDTE from the coding sequence GTGACCGAACCACTTCTATACGAGATAGACGACGCCGTGTGGGCAGAAGCCTGTCGCCGTGCGGCTGCGATCCGCAGATTCCTGGAATCCAGTTCCGGTGAGTCAACAGTGGCCGCTATTGCCGATCTTGCCTCCGAACTGCAGGTCAGCCAAGCGACGACCTACCGTTTGCTGAGGCGGTTTCGGGCGGACGGAACTGTCATGTCGCTCGTTGAGACCAAGCGCGGACGCCCGACGGGCCATCGCGCTTTGGATGCTCGGCGCGAGGAGATCATCGAGAAGGCAATCCGCACGTACTATCTGAAACCGACCCGGCCACCGGTCTCGCAGCTGGTGCGGGACATTGAAACGGATTGCGCTTCGGCAGGATTGAAGTCGCCGCATCGCCGAACGATCGAGCGGCGGCTGGGCGACCTGGACCTGCGCCACCGGGCGCAGCGTCGGGGCGAAACGCGGACCGTAAAAGCAACGACGGCGGTCCCGGGAACACTGAGCACCTCCCGACCCCTCGAGATTGTTCAGATCGATCACACGAAGGCCGACATCTTTGTCGTCGATGAGGAAACCCGCGAACCAATCGGACGACCGTGGCTGACCCTGGCCATGGATGTCTTTAGCCGTATGGTGACGGGCTTCTACTTGACCATGGATGCGCCATCCCGGCTTTCGACGAGCCTATGCCTGCTGCATTCGGTCTATGACAAGACGGCCTGGCTCAAAGCGCGCGAGATCGAAGAGCCCTGGCCCGTGGCCGGCCTTCCCGACCGGGTGCATGTGGACAATGGCGCGGATTTCCGGAGTCGCGCGTTCAAACGTGGCTGCGAGAATGCAGGCATTGCGATCGACTGGCGACCGCCGGGTACGCCGCGCTTCGGCGGACATATCGAGCGTTTGATCGGCACCCAGATGGGACGGCTGCACCTGTTGCCCGGTACGACCTTCAGCAACGCTCAGGACCTCGCGGAGTATGATTCAAGAAAACATGCGGCGCTGACCCTGCGCGAGTTGGAGCGCTATATCGCCCTCGACATTGTCGGGTCCTATCATCAATCCATCCACAGCTCGCTGAGCCGCCCTCCCCTCGCCGTCTGGTGGGACCATGAAGGCGAGATCCCTCTGCGGCTGCCTGAGGATCGATTGCAGTTCTGGGTCTCTTTCCTGCCGGAGCAGGAACGGACCTTGCGTCCAACCGGCATTCACCTGTTCGATCTGCGCTACTGGTCAGCCGCACTCAGCGCCGATGTCGGCCGGACTGAGCGGCGGCTTCTCGTGAAGTATGATCCGCGTGATATGTCGCGTGTGTTCGTGCGGCGGCCCTCAGGCAACTTCGTCGAAGCCCGCTACGCGGACCTGACCCTGGCACCCATTTCCCTGCACGAGGCTTTGACGGCGCGTCGCACCCTGCGTGAGAAAGGGCGGCGTGAAGTCGATAGCCGCGCGGTTGTGAGGACCGCACTCGAACAGCGGAAGTTGGTTGATGAGGCCGTAAACAGAACCGCTGCCGTGCGGCGCGGCAAAGCTCAGCCGAGGCGTGCCGACGACCTCCGGGATACGGGCACGCTCCGTGGTGTCGACTCCAGCAAACCGGTGCCTTTTGTTGAGGACACCGAATGA
- a CDS encoding IS3 family transposase (programmed frameshift), translating to MAKRRNFTDQFKAKVALEALRGDKTVQEIAAKHQLHPNQVSTWKRQAIEGMADVFSGGKQSGPTEAEVKELHAKIGRLAVENDFLSEGAQEVSPAKKRSMVQRDHPELSISRQCKLVNLSRSAFYYTPVGVDAETLAMMKEIDRVFTKYPFFGSRQIAAYLRREGTVVGRHRVRRLMAKMGLEAIYKRPRTSQRHPQHPVYPYLLRKMQIDRPNQVWCADITFVPVKNGFLYLLAIMDWATRKVLSWRLSNTMHADFCVEALNEAIAKHGPPEIMNTDQGSQFTGSAWIATLTEAGVRISMDGRGRYLDNIFIERLWRSLKQEAIYLEEITDGFQARRVVKDWMAFYNTKRPHSGLDRRTPDDAYWAGLEKQKAA from the exons ATGGCGAAGCGCCGGAACTTTACAGACCAGTTTAAAGCCAAGGTGGCGTTGGAAGCGCTGCGTGGCGACAAGACCGTGCAGGAGATCGCGGCGAAGCATCAGCTGCACCCTAACCAGGTCAGCACGTGGAAGCGGCAGGCCATCGAGGGCATGGCGGACGTATTCTCGGGCGGCAAGCAAAGCGGCCCGACCGAAGCCGAAGTCAAGGAGCTTCACGCCAAGATCGGGAGGCTGGCGGTGGAGAACGATTTTTTGTCGGAAG GGGCTCAAGAGGTGAGCCCGGCAAAGAAACGGTCGATGGTCCAGCGCGACCATCCCGAACTGAGCATCAGCCGGCAATGCAAGCTGGTGAACCTGAGCCGGTCGGCGTTCTACTACACGCCGGTCGGTGTTGATGCCGAGACGCTGGCGATGATGAAAGAGATTGACCGCGTGTTCACGAAGTATCCGTTCTTCGGGTCACGCCAGATCGCGGCCTATCTGCGCCGGGAAGGCACCGTCGTGGGCCGCCATCGCGTGCGCCGACTGATGGCGAAGATGGGGCTGGAGGCAATCTACAAGCGCCCCAGAACCAGCCAGCGGCATCCGCAGCACCCGGTTTATCCGTATCTGCTGAGGAAAATGCAGATCGACCGACCCAACCAGGTCTGGTGTGCGGATATCACCTTCGTGCCTGTCAAGAACGGCTTCCTGTATCTGCTTGCCATCATGGATTGGGCCACGCGCAAGGTGCTCAGCTGGCGGCTGTCGAACACGATGCATGCCGACTTCTGTGTCGAGGCTCTGAACGAGGCCATCGCGAAACACGGCCCACCGGAGATCATGAATACGGATCAAGGGTCGCAGTTCACGGGATCAGCCTGGATCGCGACGTTGACCGAGGCAGGCGTGCGCATCTCGATGGATGGGCGCGGCCGTTACCTCGACAACATCTTCATCGAGCGCCTCTGGCGAAGCCTGAAACAAGAGGCCATCTACCTTGAGGAAATCACCGACGGCTTCCAGGCGCGGCGCGTCGTTAAGGACTGGATGGCCTTCTACAACACCAAGCGGCCCCATTCCGGGCTTGATCGGCGGACGCCAGACGACGCATATTGGGCAGGCTTGGAAAAGCAAAAAGCAGCATGA
- a CDS encoding TetR family transcriptional regulator: protein MNLVRAEKPRGDDKRARIIKAAGEQFVLSGLQGPMSEIAERAHVAIGSLYLYFKSKEELIKAVYADLAAEMTAFLVREPAPDEPHEERVKRYIRDYLDFIAMDPDRASLFGY from the coding sequence ATGAATTTGGTCAGGGCAGAAAAACCGCGCGGCGACGACAAACGGGCGCGCATTATCAAGGCAGCGGGAGAGCAGTTCGTCCTGTCCGGCCTGCAGGGTCCGATGTCGGAGATCGCCGAACGGGCGCACGTGGCGATCGGATCTCTGTACCTGTATTTCAAGTCGAAAGAAGAGTTGATCAAGGCCGTCTATGCCGATCTGGCCGCCGAGATGACGGCGTTTCTGGTCCGCGAACCCGCCCCGGACGAGCCTCATGAAGAGCGGGTGAAGCGTTACATACGGGACTACCTCGATTTCATCGCGATGGATCCGGATCGGGCGAGCCTGTTCGGTTACTGA
- a CDS encoding metallophosphoesterase — MPKTFVHLTDLHMSNPDVDEPHLYSDTAAILRDALARIDALPDRPEFIIVSGDLTNNEDPVAYQRLRAIWDDVDIPTLFALGNHDSRPDFRREMLGESADLDAPYDHEAVIAGVHVIVLDSSTPDQIHGTLEDAQLEWLAAALDRHADLPKVVVLHHPPMMGADEPAFECLAAEDTEKLRKVLSGRPLLGLFCGHIHQDRVSIWNGVPVFVGNGHHSRMQPFSDMAIEATDGTGFSVCTLRDSGLTVNFLPQPSEGRTVMAMSHEDAARLMSEPAAEVVG, encoded by the coding sequence ATGCCAAAGACCTTCGTTCACCTCACCGACCTGCACATGTCGAACCCAGATGTTGACGAACCGCACCTCTATTCCGACACGGCCGCGATCCTGCGGGACGCGCTTGCCCGGATCGACGCCCTGCCCGACCGGCCCGAGTTCATCATCGTCAGCGGCGACCTGACCAACAACGAAGACCCGGTCGCCTATCAGCGCCTGCGGGCGATCTGGGACGACGTCGATATTCCGACCCTCTTTGCCCTTGGCAACCACGACAGCCGCCCCGATTTCCGGCGCGAGATGCTGGGCGAAAGCGCCGATCTGGACGCGCCTTACGATCATGAGGCGGTCATCGCGGGGGTCCATGTCATCGTTCTCGACAGCTCGACCCCGGATCAGATCCACGGCACGCTTGAGGACGCGCAGCTTGAATGGCTGGCCGCCGCGCTCGACCGTCACGCGGACCTGCCAAAGGTGGTCGTCCTGCATCACCCGCCGATGATGGGTGCAGACGAACCGGCCTTTGAATGCCTCGCTGCCGAAGATACCGAAAAGCTCCGCAAGGTCCTGAGCGGACGGCCCCTGTTGGGCCTCTTCTGCGGCCATATCCATCAGGACCGCGTGTCGATCTGGAACGGCGTCCCGGTCTTTGTCGGCAACGGCCACCACTCCCGGATGCAGCCCTTCAGCGACATGGCGATCGAAGCCACCGACGGCACCGGATTCTCGGTCTGCACCCTGCGCGACAGCGGGCTGACCGTGAACTTCCTGCCCCAGCCCTCCGAAGGCCGCACCGTAATGGCGATGAGCCATGAAGACGCCGCCCGCCTGATGTCCGAACCCGCCGCCGAGGTCGTGGGCTGA
- a CDS encoding ABC transporter substrate-binding protein, with translation MTFPLSRRALLALGIATMATGPVWAQMADEIIEPVEISFYNYNLATAGQGHDATVQLIEEFMAANPMIKVEGVGVNANDMGTRVQTDIAARRPPDVAQVIFSDLAYAGQQLGAVPIDQAVPQADWDAHVEGMVPSGLDLGKVGDKTYALAYTFSTPMVFYNADLFREAGLDPDQPPKTWEEVKDYALTIQDKTEANGFAGGIIGVQVGPYDWLLQSVILSNGGSVINDAGTAVTFDRPETIEAVAMLRGLKDAGVYGNISRGEALESMAAGKLAMYINSSGLQNHLLSQAEGNYELRAAQMPGFGERPASPTNSGSGLVMFSQDPVKQRAAWELMKFLTSERGYTIITSKIGYLPLRTAIVDDPEYLKDWVDANPLVRPNLAQLERMEPWRSYPGTSYRQVAATLMEAAEQAVFGDGDVAEIMQGAQARAQAMMPGS, from the coding sequence ATGACCTTCCCCCTATCCCGCCGCGCGCTGCTTGCGCTTGGTATTGCCACCATGGCCACCGGCCCCGTCTGGGCGCAAATGGCCGACGAGATCATCGAACCGGTCGAGATCAGTTTCTACAACTACAACCTCGCCACCGCCGGGCAGGGTCACGACGCGACCGTTCAGCTGATCGAAGAATTCATGGCCGCGAACCCGATGATCAAGGTCGAGGGCGTCGGCGTGAACGCCAATGACATGGGCACCCGCGTCCAGACCGATATCGCCGCCCGCCGTCCACCGGATGTCGCGCAGGTGATCTTCTCGGACCTCGCCTACGCCGGGCAGCAGCTGGGCGCCGTGCCGATTGATCAGGCCGTGCCACAGGCCGACTGGGATGCGCATGTGGAGGGCATGGTCCCCTCGGGCCTCGACCTCGGCAAGGTCGGCGACAAGACCTATGCACTGGCTTATACCTTCTCCACCCCGATGGTATTCTACAACGCCGACCTCTTTCGTGAGGCCGGGCTGGACCCCGACCAGCCACCCAAGACATGGGAAGAGGTCAAGGACTACGCCCTGACCATTCAGGACAAGACCGAGGCCAACGGATTTGCCGGCGGCATCATCGGCGTGCAGGTCGGCCCGTACGACTGGCTGCTGCAATCCGTCATCCTGTCCAACGGCGGCAGCGTGATAAACGATGCGGGCACGGCCGTCACCTTTGACCGGCCCGAGACCATCGAGGCAGTCGCCATGCTGCGCGGTCTCAAGGATGCGGGCGTCTACGGCAATATCTCTCGCGGGGAGGCGCTGGAAAGCATGGCGGCGGGCAAGCTTGCGATGTACATCAACTCATCTGGCCTGCAGAACCACCTGCTGAGCCAGGCCGAAGGCAACTATGAACTGCGCGCCGCGCAGATGCCGGGCTTTGGCGAGCGTCCCGCGTCGCCGACCAATTCCGGCAGCGGGCTGGTCATGTTCTCTCAGGACCCGGTCAAGCAGCGCGCGGCGTGGGAGCTGATGAAGTTCCTCACCTCCGAACGGGGCTACACGATCATCACCTCCAAGATTGGCTACCTGCCGCTGCGGACCGCCATCGTCGACGATCCGGAGTATCTGAAGGACTGGGTCGATGCGAACCCGCTGGTCCGCCCGAACCTCGCCCAGCTTGAGCGGATGGAGCCGTGGCGGTCGTACCCCGGCACCAGCTATCGCCAAGTCGCCGCAACGCTGATGGAGGCCGCCGAGCAAGCCGTCTTTGGCGACGGCGACGTGGCCGAGATCATGCAAGGCGCGCAAGCCCGAGCCCAGGCCATGATGCCCGGAAGCTGA
- a CDS encoding sugar ABC transporter permease, with product MTVADIHTPARAQPRRSLKIGRLSLPWFFLFPAIATFVIWIYAPLVQAAWLSFYDWNMLPFAPKTFVGWKNYENILALPKLWQALGNTAIYMLGMLPFSVLVPLAIAIWTEDLPPRARNIYRALIFLPMIIAPVVAASVFRWLLDPGHGLVNVGITALGFEPVQFLNDPDIAIWTIIFITGWKLVGFATLILSAANANIDPSLVEAARMDGATRWQIIRDIRLPLLSSTILFLVMMTILLGAQWSFSYIHVLTEGGPLGATTNIYYLLWEFGFSSLSVGWSSAAAMILFLGFGALAFLLLRLMERYSFHDS from the coding sequence ATGACCGTCGCCGATATCCACACCCCTGCCCGCGCACAGCCGCGCCGATCCCTGAAGATCGGGCGCCTTTCGTTGCCCTGGTTCTTCCTCTTCCCGGCGATTGCCACCTTCGTCATCTGGATCTACGCGCCGCTTGTGCAGGCGGCATGGCTCAGCTTCTACGACTGGAACATGCTCCCTTTCGCACCCAAGACTTTCGTGGGCTGGAAGAACTACGAAAACATCCTCGCCCTGCCCAAGCTCTGGCAGGCGCTTGGCAATACCGCGATCTACATGCTGGGGATGCTGCCCTTTTCGGTGCTCGTGCCGCTGGCCATCGCCATCTGGACCGAAGATCTGCCGCCCCGCGCCCGCAACATCTATCGCGCGCTGATCTTCCTGCCGATGATCATCGCCCCCGTGGTCGCCGCATCTGTCTTCCGCTGGCTGCTCGACCCCGGGCACGGGCTGGTGAATGTCGGGATCACGGCGCTTGGCTTCGAACCCGTCCAGTTCCTGAACGACCCCGATATCGCCATCTGGACGATCATCTTCATCACCGGGTGGAAGCTCGTCGGCTTCGCGACCCTTATCCTGTCGGCCGCCAATGCCAATATCGACCCCTCGCTGGTCGAGGCCGCGCGGATGGACGGCGCGACCCGCTGGCAGATCATCCGCGACATCCGCCTGCCGCTGCTCAGTTCGACCATCCTCTTCCTCGTGATGATGACAATCCTTCTGGGCGCACAGTGGAGCTTTTCCTATATCCACGTCCTGACCGAAGGCGGCCCGCTCGGCGCGACAACGAACATCTACTACCTGCTGTGGGAGTTCGGGTTTTCCTCCCTCTCCGTCGGGTGGAGTTCCGCCGCCGCGATGATCCTCTTCCTCGGCTTCGGCGCCCTCGCCTTCCTCCTGCTGCGTCTGATGGAGCGCTATTCTTTCCATGACAGCTGA
- a CDS encoding carbohydrate ABC transporter permease, whose protein sequence is MTAETATFAVPRRRAVRRAGATRMLPGHAAMILLSLICVFPVYWMIVSSLRPANRIFEGTLWPTAPSLENYAQALQSIPMGAMLWNTVVVSASVTVIQLLTGVLAAYAFARFRFRLDWVVFGLVALTWLVPLQVVMIPNYLLVARLGLLDTVTALVLPHFAHALAIMLLTQSIRAFPKEVLEAARMDGAGHWRVLWGIIVPNLRGMIASLAILIFISTWNEYFWPLLLTRTAENSVVQIGIQMFITQEGTQWGPLMAASTMASLPILIFYVVLQRQVIQSFMKSGLR, encoded by the coding sequence ATGACAGCTGAAACCGCGACCTTCGCCGTCCCGCGCCGCCGGGCTGTCCGCCGCGCGGGCGCGACCCGGATGCTGCCGGGCCATGCGGCCATGATCCTTCTGTCGCTCATCTGCGTCTTCCCGGTCTACTGGATGATCGTCAGCTCCCTGAGGCCCGCCAACCGCATCTTCGAAGGCACGCTCTGGCCGACGGCCCCGTCGCTGGAAAACTACGCCCAGGCCCTTCAGTCGATCCCCATGGGCGCGATGCTGTGGAACACGGTTGTCGTCTCCGCCTCCGTCACGGTGATCCAGCTTCTGACCGGGGTGCTCGCGGCCTATGCCTTCGCACGCTTCCGGTTCCGGCTGGACTGGGTGGTCTTCGGGCTGGTCGCGCTGACATGGCTGGTCCCGTTGCAGGTCGTGATGATCCCGAACTACCTGCTGGTCGCCCGGCTTGGCCTTCTGGACACGGTCACGGCGCTGGTCCTGCCACATTTCGCCCATGCGCTGGCGATCATGCTGCTGACCCAGTCGATCCGCGCCTTCCCGAAAGAGGTGCTCGAGGCCGCGCGCATGGACGGGGCTGGACATTGGCGGGTTCTGTGGGGGATCATCGTGCCGAACCTCCGCGGGATGATCGCCTCGCTTGCGATCCTGATCTTCATCTCGACCTGGAACGAATATTTCTGGCCGCTGCTGCTGACCCGCACGGCCGAAAATTCGGTCGTCCAGATCGGCATCCAGATGTTCATCACGCAGGAAGGGACGCAATGGGGTCCGCTGATGGCCGCCTCGACCATGGCCAGCCTGCCGATCCTGATCTTTTACGTGGTCCTGCAAAGGCAGGTCATTCAATCCTTTATGAAATCGGGGTTGCGCTGA
- a CDS encoding tyrosine-protein phosphatase produces MKFDRILSVPGAYNIRDLGGYPGTQGSTRWRSILRADSLHRLDGPAMDQLHAMGLTTVIDLRHAAEHARFPNPFADHPAVIYLQIPLFESLRIPHDIPEDQVLRTLYTQALDKRHDAIARTLTAIAEAPDGAVMFHCTAGKDRTGLIAALLLALGGVDAETIATDYAMTRELLEPIIDGLQAHVLEQGTDPAIAAAVLGSDPQSMLHLLAHLDATYGGIHPYLDRIGLTPATVDALCARIIDMEATA; encoded by the coding sequence ATGAAATTCGACCGAATTCTTTCCGTGCCGGGGGCCTATAACATCCGTGACCTCGGCGGATATCCGGGCACGCAGGGCAGCACCCGCTGGCGCAGCATCCTGCGCGCCGACAGCCTGCACCGGCTGGACGGCCCCGCGATGGACCAGCTGCACGCCATGGGGCTCACTACGGTAATCGACCTGCGGCACGCGGCGGAACACGCACGCTTCCCCAACCCCTTTGCTGACCATCCGGCGGTGATCTACCTTCAGATTCCGCTGTTCGAGAGCCTGCGGATCCCCCACGACATTCCCGAAGATCAGGTGCTGCGCACGCTCTACACCCAGGCGCTCGACAAGCGGCACGACGCCATCGCCCGGACCCTGACCGCGATTGCCGAGGCCCCCGATGGCGCGGTCATGTTCCACTGCACCGCCGGCAAGGACCGCACCGGGCTGATCGCCGCGCTGCTGCTCGCGCTTGGCGGGGTGGATGCCGAGACCATCGCCACCGACTATGCCATGACGCGCGAGTTGCTGGAGCCGATCATCGACGGCCTTCAGGCACATGTTCTGGAACAAGGCACCGACCCGGCCATTGCCGCCGCCGTGCTGGGCAGCGACCCGCAGTCGATGCTGCATCTGCTGGCCCATCTGGACGCGACCTACGGCGGCATCCACCCCTATCTCGACCGGATCGGCCTGACGCCTGCGACGGTCGACGCCCTTTGCGCCCGTATCATCGACATGGAGGCAACCGCATGA
- the ugpC gene encoding sn-glycerol-3-phosphate ABC transporter ATP-binding protein UgpC yields MTGVSIRDIRKSYDGKQVVHGLNAEIPDGCFAAIVGPSGCGKSTLLRMIAGLEQITGGELRIGDHLMNDIEPSDRGCAMVFQNYALYPHMTVAENLAYPLKIARLPKPERQTRIEEAARILGLSELLDRRPAQLSGGQRQRVAMGRAIVRKPDVFLFDEPLSNLDAKLRVQMRLEIKRLHRQLGATSVFVTHDQVEAMTMADLLIVMNGGRIEQIGSPAEVYAHPATTFAASFIGSPAMSLFPVRIADGVGHLTGAEDHRIDLPGVRASGDTILGLRSEDVSLSPATGKVQVRIELIEDFGAARLAHCRMPSGDSVAATLPKSTTLREDMLAWLDWPAEALHLFDPLNGRRTDRTGMATSNVGPEFVS; encoded by the coding sequence ATGACCGGTGTCAGCATCCGCGACATCCGCAAATCCTATGACGGCAAACAGGTGGTTCATGGCCTGAACGCCGAGATCCCGGATGGCTGTTTCGCCGCTATCGTCGGCCCGTCGGGCTGCGGCAAGTCCACCCTGCTGCGCATGATCGCGGGGCTGGAGCAGATCACCGGCGGAGAGCTGCGGATCGGCGATCACTTGATGAACGATATCGAACCCTCGGACCGGGGTTGCGCCATGGTCTTTCAGAACTACGCGCTCTATCCTCATATGACCGTGGCCGAGAACCTCGCCTATCCGCTCAAGATCGCCCGCCTGCCCAAGCCCGAGCGTCAGACCCGGATCGAGGAAGCCGCCCGCATCCTCGGCCTCTCCGAGCTTCTGGACCGCCGTCCCGCGCAGCTCTCCGGCGGGCAGCGGCAACGTGTCGCCATGGGCCGGGCCATCGTGCGCAAGCCGGATGTGTTTCTGTTTGACGAACCGCTCTCGAACCTCGATGCCAAGCTGCGGGTACAGATGCGGCTTGAGATCAAGCGCCTGCACCGTCAGCTTGGTGCAACCTCGGTCTTCGTCACCCATGATCAGGTCGAGGCGATGACCATGGCCGATCTGCTGATCGTCATGAACGGCGGCCGGATCGAACAGATCGGCTCCCCGGCCGAGGTCTACGCCCACCCCGCTACGACCTTCGCCGCCAGCTTCATTGGCTCGCCCGCGATGTCGCTGTTTCCCGTCCGGATCGCCGATGGTGTTGGTCATCTGACCGGCGCGGAGGATCATAGGATCGACCTGCCGGGCGTCCGGGCCTCCGGCGACACGATCCTTGGGCTGCGGTCCGAAGATGTCTCCCTCTCGCCCGCCACCGGCAAGGTCCAAGTCCGGATCGAGCTGATCGAGGATTTCGGCGCCGCGCGGCTGGCCCATTGCCGGATGCCGTCGGGCGACTCCGTGGCCGCCACCTTGCCCAAGTCGACCACCCTGCGCGAAGACATGCTGGCGTGGCTCGACTGGCCAGCAGAGGCGCTTCACCTGTTCGACCCACTCAACGGCAGGCGGACCGACCGCACCGGTATGGCCACGTCGAACGTCGGCCCCGAATTCGTCAGCTGA
- a CDS encoding enoyl-CoA hydratase-related protein, with product MLSDKSAYFQDTHAKIGLLPGWGLSQRLPRVVGPSTAKEISLTARRVPATEAASLGFVTRVVPDDALASAAREVAEGIAQWDPAHIARIKALMDDGYALPLSDALVLEVERAADLNRQVKIGGPGPA from the coding sequence GTGCTAAGTGACAAGAGCGCGTATTTCCAGGACACCCATGCCAAGATCGGGCTGCTGCCGGGCTGGGGCCTGTCGCAGCGCCTACCGCGGGTCGTCGGGCCGTCGACGGCGAAGGAAATCTCCCTCACCGCCCGCCGCGTGCCTGCGACAGAGGCTGCTTCGCTTGGTTTTGTCACGCGGGTCGTGCCGGATGACGCGCTGGCCAGTGCCGCGCGCGAGGTGGCCGAGGGGATCGCGCAATGGGACCCGGCCCACATCGCACGGATCAAGGCGCTGATGGACGACGGCTATGCCCTGCCGCTGAGCGACGCGCTGGTGCTGGAAGTTGAGCGCGCCGCCGACCTTAACCGACAGGTCAAGATCGGCGGTCCAGGTCCGGCGTGA
- a CDS encoding TniQ family protein: MTGPLPVTLPPLRGEVLSSWISRHADFYGVTPLTMLRHGLPDATSLEAIDFSLTNAQANRIAGMFGVSPQLVRSLSFAGAPKAAHRFIAKSPMQRCGRCTQTDVSPPPILRSELQGWRITCSHCGEPYQDKTTSDGERTLEPYRAAARRGETLLNNHAERRVETWLPPLEIARLLLMRRIPWPPPRDGDLWRYRLLGAIVPDFDAILARETSFPHSPKHPILPLCIRPALLAGVAIIDRAGPPMLKMLHGHMMGENRKRFVMATDHLVSPAIEWGPPQQFQLI; encoded by the coding sequence ATGACGGGACCCCTGCCCGTCACCTTGCCACCTCTGCGCGGCGAAGTCCTGTCATCCTGGATCAGTCGCCACGCGGACTTCTATGGCGTCACGCCGTTGACCATGTTGCGCCATGGATTGCCGGATGCGACATCCCTTGAGGCAATCGATTTTTCCCTGACCAACGCCCAAGCGAACCGGATTGCGGGGATGTTCGGTGTCAGCCCGCAACTTGTACGCAGCCTGAGCTTCGCGGGTGCCCCCAAAGCGGCTCACCGGTTCATCGCCAAGAGTCCAATGCAGCGTTGCGGGCGGTGCACTCAAACCGATGTCAGCCCTCCGCCAATTCTTAGAAGCGAATTGCAGGGGTGGCGGATCACTTGCTCGCACTGTGGGGAACCCTACCAGGACAAGACCACCAGTGACGGCGAACGGACGCTTGAGCCATATCGCGCGGCAGCACGTCGCGGTGAGACCTTGTTGAACAACCACGCAGAGCGCCGCGTGGAAACATGGCTGCCACCTCTGGAGATCGCGCGGCTTCTGCTCATGCGCCGCATCCCCTGGCCGCCCCCGCGTGACGGCGATCTCTGGCGCTACCGGCTCCTCGGCGCCATCGTCCCCGATTTCGATGCCATACTGGCCAGGGAGACTTCGTTTCCACATTCGCCAAAACACCCCATCCTGCCACTCTGCATCCGACCCGCGCTCCTGGCAGGCGTGGCGATCATTGACCGCGCAGGGCCACCGATGCTGAAGATGCTGCACGGGCACATGATGGGCGAGAACAGAAAGCGCTTTGTCATGGCGACAGACCATTTGGTAAGCCCGGCGATCGAGTGGGGACCACCCCAGCAGTTCCAACTGATATGA